Proteins encoded within one genomic window of Ottowia sp. SB7-C50:
- a CDS encoding cation diffusion facilitator family transporter: MASTPSAGAGTELHRWMTPRRLMGVSVVVAVLTIGLKTMAWWVTGSVGLLSDAMESFVNLAAAMFGLWMVTVAERPADEDHPFGHHKAEYFSSGFEGILIIGAAGAIIWAALPRFWQPQPLEQVGWGLALSVASSVLNGVLAWVMMRASRMHHSIALEADAKHLLTDVWTSAGVVIGLLLVGATGWLWLDPLVAIGVALNIVCEGGRLIWRSARGLMDGAVEPEVQSEIDAVLARFARSEGGRDIVLFDHVMTRKAGARRFVNLHMHMPARWTLRQADDLRHQVEAALAQGVPGLHASIQMLPDDVEPITADLDEPPPPPATEVPA, encoded by the coding sequence ATGGCTTCGACCCCTTCCGCCGGCGCCGGCACCGAACTTCACCGCTGGATGACCCCGCGCAGGCTGATGGGCGTGTCGGTGGTGGTGGCCGTGCTGACCATCGGGCTGAAGACCATGGCCTGGTGGGTCACCGGCTCGGTCGGCCTGCTGTCGGATGCGATGGAGTCCTTCGTCAACCTGGCGGCGGCCATGTTCGGGTTGTGGATGGTGACCGTGGCGGAGCGCCCGGCGGACGAGGACCACCCGTTCGGCCACCACAAGGCCGAGTATTTCTCGTCCGGCTTCGAGGGCATCCTGATCATCGGCGCGGCGGGCGCCATCATCTGGGCCGCGCTGCCGCGCTTCTGGCAGCCGCAGCCGCTGGAGCAGGTGGGCTGGGGCCTGGCGCTGTCGGTGGCCAGCTCGGTGCTCAACGGCGTGCTGGCCTGGGTGATGATGCGCGCGTCGCGCATGCACCATTCCATTGCGCTGGAGGCCGACGCCAAGCACCTGCTGACGGACGTGTGGACGTCGGCCGGCGTGGTCATTGGCCTGCTGCTGGTGGGCGCCACCGGCTGGCTGTGGCTGGACCCGCTGGTGGCTATCGGCGTGGCGCTGAACATCGTGTGCGAGGGCGGGCGGCTGATCTGGCGCTCGGCCCGCGGCCTGATGGACGGCGCGGTCGAGCCCGAGGTGCAGTCCGAGATCGACGCCGTGCTGGCGCGGTTTGCGCGCAGCGAAGGCGGGCGCGACATCGTGCTGTTCGACCACGTGATGACGCGCAAGGCCGGCGCGCGCCGCTTCGTCAACCTGCACATGCACATGCCGGCGCGCTGGACGCTGCGCCAGGCCGACGACCTGCGGCATCAGGTCGAGGCCGCGCTGGCGCAGGGCGTGCCGGGGCTGCACGCCAGCATCCAGATGCTGCCCGACGACGTGGAGCCGATCACCGCCGACCTGGACGAGCCGCCGCCCCCGCCGGCGACGGAGGTGCCGGCATGA
- the dtd gene encoding D-aminoacyl-tRNA deacylase has protein sequence MQALIQRVAEATVRVEGRVIGVIGPGLLVLLCAERGDGEAQADQLLAKLLKLRIFSDAAGKMNLSLQDTGGGLLVVSQFTLAADTSGGNRPSFTRAAPPDEGRRLYEHFVAQARAAHPVVATGEFGADMQVHLVNDGPVTIPLRIVPPG, from the coding sequence ATGCAGGCCCTGATCCAGCGCGTCGCCGAAGCGACCGTGCGCGTCGAAGGCCGCGTCATCGGCGTCATCGGCCCCGGCCTGCTGGTGCTGCTGTGCGCCGAGCGTGGCGACGGCGAGGCGCAGGCCGACCAGCTGCTGGCCAAGCTGCTGAAGCTGCGCATCTTCAGCGACGCGGCCGGCAAGATGAACCTGAGCCTGCAGGACACGGGCGGCGGCCTGCTGGTGGTCAGCCAGTTCACGCTGGCCGCCGACACGTCCGGCGGCAACCGCCCCAGCTTCACCCGCGCCGCGCCGCCCGACGAAGGGCGCCGGCTGTACGAGCATTTCGTGGCCCAGGCGCGCGCCGCGCATCCGGTGGTGGCTACCGGCGAATTCGGCGCCGACATGCAGGTGCACCTGGTCAACGACGGGCCGGTGACGATTCCGTTGCGCATCGTGCCTCCGGGCTGA
- the ybeY gene encoding rRNA maturation RNase YbeY, with the protein MPLPPLTLSLQFARFDGAAAHRAALPRHRVTRWLRHALQADVQAAEITVRIVGADEGQRLNREFRGKDYATNVLTFDYSAAPVVAADLVLCAPVVERESAELGKPLAAHYAHLLVHGALHAQGWDHETSDADAEAMEAEERRILAALGEPDPYS; encoded by the coding sequence ATGCCCTTGCCTCCGCTCACCCTGTCGCTGCAATTCGCCCGCTTCGACGGCGCCGCCGCCCACCGCGCCGCGCTGCCGCGCCACCGCGTGACGCGCTGGCTGCGCCACGCGCTGCAGGCCGACGTGCAGGCGGCGGAGATCACGGTGCGCATCGTCGGCGCCGACGAGGGCCAGCGCCTGAACCGCGAATTCCGCGGCAAGGACTACGCCACCAACGTGCTCACCTTCGACTACAGCGCCGCCCCGGTGGTGGCGGCCGACCTGGTGCTGTGCGCCCCGGTGGTCGAGCGCGAGTCCGCCGAGCTGGGCAAGCCGCTGGCTGCCCACTACGCGCACCTGCTGGTGCACGGCGCGCTGCACGCGCAGGGCTGGGACCACGAGACCAGCGACGCCGACGCCGAGGCCATGGAAGCGGAGGAGCGCCGCATCCTCGCCGCGCTGGGCGAGCCCGATCCTTATTCGTGA